In the Mycoplasmoides gallisepticum genome, one interval contains:
- a CDS encoding YigZ family protein codes for MVELYFKNSRFIGIAHQISSKQELKLLTEQLRKQYKKATHICYGYLFKDNGIETAGFSDDNEPKNTAGKPIYDLLRIKRLYGYVVFVIRFFGGIKLGTGGLIKAYRKTASATIDLIFASTF; via the coding sequence ATGGTTGAACTATATTTTAAGAACTCTAGATTTATTGGGATCGCTCATCAGATCTCATCTAAACAAGAACTAAAATTATTAACTGAACAACTAAGAAAACAGTATAAGAAAGCCACCCACATCTGTTATGGTTATCTTTTTAAAGATAACGGAATTGAAACAGCGGGGTTTAGTGATGATAATGAACCCAAAAACACCGCAGGTAAACCGATCTATGATCTGTTAAGAATTAAACGATTGTATGGCTATGTGGTTTTTGTAATTCGGTTTTTTGGTGGGATAAAACTAGGTACTGGTGGGTTGATTAAAGCTTATCGCAAAACTGCGAGTGCTACGATTGATCTAATTTTTGCTTCAACTTTTTAG